The Burkholderia ambifaria AMMD genome contains the following window.
ATCTTTTTCATCAGCAGGATGAAAGTCCGGGCGCCATCTTCTGGCATCCACGCGGGATGGTCCTTTATCGGGTTGTCGAGGAATATATTCGGGTCCGGATGCGTCAGGCCGCCTTTGCTGAAGTGCGGACTCCTCAGATCGTGTCGCGCGATCTTTGGGAACAGAGCGGTCACTGGGAGAAATTCGGGCGAAACATGTTTTCTCTCGAAAGTGACAATAACCCGTACTGTCTCAAACCGATGAGTTGTCCGTGCCATGTGCAGATTTTCAAAAAAGGCAGTCGGTCGTACCGCGATCTCCCGATCCGATATTCCGAATTTGGGGCCGTCCATCGGGCCGAACCATCCGGGGCGCTACATGGCCTCATGCGTGCCCGTGCGTTTACGCAGGACGACGCTCATGTGCTTTGCATGCCGGATCAGGTCGAGATTGAAGTCGCACGATTTTGCGTATTGCTGAAGACGATCTACGCAGACTTCGGATTCGGCGAATTCGATGTGGCTTTGTCGACGAGGCCGGCGGTTCGCGCGGGTGACGATGCGGTCTGGGATCGCTCGGAAGCGATGCTGGCATCCGCTGCGCGGGCAGCGGGTCTGGATTTCGCGATCCAGGCGGGAGAAGGGGCGTTCTACGGCCCCAAGCTCGAATTTCATCTGTTCGACCGTCAAGGGCGGAAGTGGCAGTGCGGGACGATCCAGCTCGATTTCGTATTGCCGGA
Protein-coding sequences here:
- the thrS gene encoding threonine--tRNA ligase, which encodes MDDFDHRVLGNKLDLFHQQDESPGAIFWHPRGMVLYRVVEEYIRVRMRQAAFAEVRTPQIVSRDLWEQSGHWEKFGRNMFSLESDNNPYCLKPMSCPCHVQIFKKGSRSYRDLPIRYSEFGAVHRAEPSGALHGLMRARAFTQDDAHVLCMPDQVEIEVARFCVLLKTIYADFGFGEFDVALSTRPAVRAGDDAVWDRSEAMLASAARAAGLDFAIQAGEGAFYGPKLEFHLFDRQGRKWQCGTIQLDFVLPERLGAAYVAEDGAKATPVMLHHAVLGSLERFIGILLEHYEGWLPTWLAPDQIVVANIGKDDRAFADNTAFAFEDIGCRVLRDFRAERLPRKIFDARELAAPIVAIAGRKEALAGEVSLRLRDGEQHVLTINDALAYLKQHACVPSATRVF